GGCCTCCtgtgaagagagagggggggggggagagaacctTCAGGATGTCACCGACACAAAGTTAGCATTCAGCTCGAGCAGCAACATTTGTTCTGTAAGTAAAAGGCTAAGTTTGTGAGCATAAAGAGGGCAAACAGTTTGTACTGGAGTGAGTACAACTCTGAATACAAATGAAAAGACGAAAAAGCAACCCCTAAGGTTTGATTCAATTACCGAGCTGGGTCAGAGACTTTGAAAACAAAACTTTAATAAGTACCGATACATGGTTGTGCGGCAGAGGTGAACTACTGCCGGCTCATTTACCGACAAAATTAACACGAAGACCGCATGAGGCGTGCATCGTGGGAAGTCAAGAGTGACAGGATTAATCATTCATTGCTGAAGCAGGGCTGACTGCGAGAGGGGAGCAGGGCGGGCGTCCTTGTAAAAGAGGGAAAAAGTTCGCTCTGACAGAGATCAGTGCCACTGAATGgtgagtgcgggggggggggggtttaatgacAGCGATCTGTCAGAAATACTGCAGTGTCACACTGAGCAGACAGGACCTGCTTtggcagctgcccccccccccaaggaggaCCGTGGCCCCCCTCTGTCCCTCTGAAGGAGCAGAGCCACCGGAGAACAGACGCAGATGGTGGgaggcaagcacacacacacacacacacacacacacacacacacacacacacacacacacacacacacacacacacgttctgctAAAATTAGAAGTTGGTTTTCAACAGCTAAAATTAAGGCTGCCCTTCTTGTAGAAATCATCAAAATAGCAAcagagtcatacacacacacacacaaaatccaacATGCAAATTACATTAACATGTGCTAGTTTTCCACTGCCCATGTTGACACATTTGGAGCTGCCATCCTGGTCTTCTACTACGTCTGAAGGCCACGCGCCACCTAGGTCAAACAGCAGGCGAACACAAAGGTTCGCGCCAACAGTAATTAAACAAGAGAGGATGATATGAGTGCCATTTCACCTTCACGTCTTTGTAGAGATGGACGGGTTCATAGTCAATGTTGTGCTGCATGAAGAAGTCATTGACACAGGACAGGAGGGTCATCTCAGGCAGGGAGAAGATGTCCATGAACTGTTTCATGGTGTGACCATGAGAACTCTGCAACGTAAGTGGGAGGTAACAGTGTTCAGGTGATTGACATCGTTAGACTATGTACCATCAACCTATTATCAAAGTTTATGTGCAATTAAGggcaggtgtggcgacagtcttCACCTTGCCGTAGAAGTCACTCATTATCTCCAGAGGAACGTGGCAACCATCGTACATGGCAATCACTTCCTCATCAGGTACTGGATGAAGACCTCTGCAGGAGAAAGTATATAAAGGTGCATGATTAAAACTACAATCTTGAAGATTTATGTGCAAGCAAATTTCCTTTTTGATAGTTTCTTTTGCTGGTATATTGAGACAATAGCTAATCCGCAAATATCAAAATGATCAACCCTTCTGTTGTTGCTCAGTTTATCAGTTATTGCCTGGTGGAACTTTCTGGGGAAATGTTGCAGAACGAATAGCATTTtatttgggtggcacagtggcccagtggttagcgctgtcgcctcacagcaagaaggtcctgggttcaaaccctggggttgtccaatcttggggggtcatcccaggtcatcctctgtgaggagtttgcatgttctccccatgtctgcggtgggttttctccgggtactccggtttccaccaccatcaaaagaaacatgcatgttaaggtttatactcctgtctgtgcccctgagcaaggcaataggaaaagaactggagttggtccccgggcgctccatgaaggtggcagcccactgctcctagctgcacaaaattcagttactgcaaattaacgcatcctagctgtgatcagaatcagagctaggatgggttaatttgcagtaactgaatttccccaaggggattaataaaggaaacttaattatttCTACTCCATAGCAGTCATATGCAGCAAAGTTGTTGCTAACAAACAAATACTGCAGACGAAAATAAAAAAatcctttaccaacagatactacaTACAtcatgagggcggtctgacaggacgtggaagcggggcaggctaagctaactgctagcccatgcagaccggcagttccgataacaccgagggcggtctggcggcggcctcgcctagccttgactgtgtttttggtgccgtcgtgaggagtgcggggaggtgtgtagaaggctgggagagctagcgttagatcggctgagggagcttggtctgcccaaagaccacagccctgaccagagctttgcctgaagaggaaacaccgagggcggtctgacaggacgtggaagcggggcaggctaagctaactgctagcccatgcagaccggcagttccgacagtcctcctggctggcgttcattctcctggacagtgatttttttttttagatatacgtgttagtttggatatatgtgttcttgtagttcttatagtttttggatatgtgtttttgtctttgtgttgcactgctgtggcctgggggaaacaatatttcgtttcatttcatgtgcgcaagggcatgaaatgaaatgacaaaataaagtgtttctgattctgatcatcaGTAACTGAAACCCaggttcagccatgttttttgtttgccGGTGAGGAAGGTGCTGATACGACAGCACTGGTGACTCCGTTTCATTTAGGATGAATTTCAGGGTCTTGTAGTAGTCAAACACCAATTCCATTATCAGTATCACCATAGGTATTCATTTAGCTAAACAAAGTCTCTAAATTAGCTTGACTGTTTCGTTTTGAATGGATCTCTCAGATGTGGAGAGGTCAAACGCCGATGCAATTACCAGTACTGCCGTAGCTTTCAGTAAATGAAACaaatatgaaaaataaaataaaaaaatatcatCTTTAAATATAGAATTCATATTACTTCACAGGAATTCTGTAAAACTTCCCAGCTTGTCCTTCATGGACAACGGAAACCGAGTCGAAAGATCTCGGATTTGAAAAGCTGACAGTGAAACAGATCTCTACACCTCACCTGGTTTCAAATAGTCATCATTTTGTCAAAGCAAACAATAGTTACACAGCAGTTACCTTATATTGTCGCTGTACATATATATTACCTATATATTATAGAGACCAATATTCATGTTTAGCCACAGATATAACTTGTGGAGTGACAGTGTGTACATACCTGTATACCGTTCCCAAATGAATGTAGTGGAAAGCGTCTATTTTCATCAGCAGTGCCTAGAAAGAATAAATGTATGGATAAATGTTGTGATGCATTGTGTGTTACCACTATGTCGCATCACTGTTCCTGTTGTGTTACTGTTTCGAATGTCATACTGCAGTCATCACTGGTATTTATTGTTAGAGGGATGGGGAGACTAGTAAATAAGCATCCCACTGTTtttcaacacttcctgtttttcaACACGTCATAAAAATGTGAACTTTAATTTACACTTGAAAACAGCCTGAGGGCTAAGATACTTGAAAAACACGTTCAACCTCCACTTCTTATATGCCATAAAGGCGCACTCACCTTCTGAACATCATAATGCAGTCCCCTTACAGCAAAATTGGGGATATACTCATAGTCTCGTAGGGCCTCTGGGTACTAAAACCAAAAGTAAACCAGATGTTAGCAGGCGCTTTAAGCAGAAGAGCTGGGATAGCACTGTGCCTAAATTGCAATAAAAACAAGGGGTTACTTTCAATAAGGTCTAAACAAAATAGCAATATcaacagaataaaataaaaaccagtaataaaaaaataataaaaacagaatTTTGTGTATGCAGGTACATGAAAgatatgacaataaattgttcctgattcctgataaaccAAAAGCCTAATCCAAAACCCATCCATATATAGTAATACAATGCCTGATGGTGTCATACACTTCTACTAAGCTCTTTATCTACCTTACAGGGACGGTTTGTTTAACATGgaacattcatttttcttttttcttatttgTTCAGGCCCTGTgacggcttggcggcctgtccagggtgtctccccgcctgctgcccaatgactgctgggataggctccagcatccccgcgatcggGATCATTTCAATGGGCTAAAACAACTGTAATTCTTTACTGTTGACCGCATAGCAACTCCACCATGGCCATCAGGGCtaaagtgtcttgctcaagggaatCTTGTTGATGGATGCTAGGGACGGGGAACAGATTACCTCAaatatctttttcttttcttttttttaatatttgggTTTAATCCCATCCCACAATTTACTTTTAAGTCGGATGGTCACGACTTAAAAGACCGACTCTTTCTTCATGTGGACCAGACGTTTCGTTGATGTGCCAGAGATGAAACAAGACAGAAGGACGGGCAGGTGcgtgcacaaaaacacacccacacatatcaCACATACATCACATACACACCCTGTGCTTAGTGATGAGGATGTCCCGTGCTATGTTGAAGATGAGAGTGTGCAGATGGCTAGAATAGAAGGCCAGGGTGTAGTCATAGTCGAATCCGTAGATCTCCACGTCTCCAAGGCTCATCTCGTTGTTGGCAAAGATTGTGTCAGGGTTGACAGAGTTCCTGCATATAACTGGGATCAGGACTGAGAGGGAAAGGGGGGGGCAACTGTTGTGGTTACTGTGTTAGAACAAGGTTTATTTTGTAGAATTGTTGCAGACATCTGCATCGTGAGCGTTCATAATGTTACTATGAAGGGAATAATTGTCTCAAAATGGACAGGAGGCATGCATATGGCGTATTCGATGTATGTCAACAGTTATGAGCGGTACTATCACTGTATTAATGAATATCAGCAATATGGTTTATTAGGTCTACAAATGATGGGCTGCATCCTGTGACGTAACATTAGGGAAGGTCATACAAAGTGCTGTTTctcaaaaactgtgtgccagagAGCTTGCAGTGTTTACGCCATGAAAACCATCTTGGGATGCGGAGACGACAGTCCCACTGTCCCGTTAGTCATCGCCTGAGTAATAAAGTCTGCAATAGTTGATTTGTGACGACAGCAGCGCCGTCTCCTGGGTGGCAAGACATGTGTGGCGTGTCTCGGCTCTAGCACTTGTGCTCATACCTTCAGCCTGTTTCTTGGTGTCGTTATAAACAGACCACAGCCAGTCGGTCATATCGCGGCCGCCTGAAGAACTGGTGCACATCGTCGATGCTCCGCATTTTCTGCCACCGAACCGCCGCGCTAATTCAAGCCCGCCTCCACGAGACGCACCGCGTTTCCATGTCCGACATCTGAACGATCGGCTGGCGAAACTCGAAGTGTGCAAAGCGTTGTAAAAAAGGGACAACTTTGGCAGGCAGTCCTTACGCTTTAAAATGGCTGTAAAGGACAACGACAAGGTCGCCATGGCTTTCTTCCTCGAGTCGCTGCCCGTGCGCAGCTCGTGCCGGATCTCTACGCGGACTGCGCGCAGGGCTTCCCAGGCTCCTCTGTAAATACAGAAAGCGACCGGGCCCCGGACTTGTTGGCCTCGTTGGCCCCCCTACGTCACTTCCGGGTTGTGTAACGTCACAGCATATCGGCCAATGAGAGATCGATGCGTCTGACGGCTGTTGAGCAAGCGagcaagattttatttatatatggacatccaacatgtttcATTTGGTCAGAAAagcaaataagttcagaaaaaatgtatattatcaaccttctattaatatttgctaaatttcatattcattgtaccaaatttgcacaccagcgtccaaacattagtgtattcaaagcacgtctttcatcctatttaggatctttaaaataatgtatgaatcctaaagccagcaaaaccaggagactatgtgaagaatataatttaacttaaatcctgtatctcgagcttttttattttgtcttttcttttctttttttatggatatgtaaattttaattttgaaataatttatatttttgtaactactttttgtcctattgtgatgtaatattttcttgtttatatgttttgttcaataaaaaaaacattttatttatatagcgcttttagaAAAAATGCAGTTACtaagtgctttacactccatacaTAAAAaaacgaataaatacataaattgaATGATTATAAAAAATGGCGTTGGGAGCAGCGGaccaagctaaaaaaacaaaaacgaaacaaaaaagtTACAAAAAAAACAGGTTACGGTCGTTCTCTCCAGCAGTGTTCGTCTGCAGCCTGCACGACTACAAGTTACACCCGCTTTAAGTTACGCCCCCTTCTGACAACCAGTCTAAATTACGCCCACCTCAAGTTATGCCCCCCTTCTCTGGTGAACGACcctccgagggcagtctggcttTTATCCGTTTCTCGTTGTGGCGTTCTTGTTTTCTGTTCAAATCTGTTTTAATTAGCTACTATTAGTAAAAAATAATTGCGGAGGAAaaagtccatccatcctttatcagtgtttctcaacccagtcctcaaggacctcaaggaccaatcatctcgcagcacttaattatgcaaggtgtgcaacatctgacaaaattcattgctgattggttgaataactacaaacaggtacctattcagggttgcaaagaaaatatgcaggatagggggtccttgaggactgggttgagaaacactgcaccgcttatcctgctctcagggtcgcggggttgctggagcctatcccagcagtcactggccagcaggcggggagacgccctggacaggccgccaggccctcacaggaccgtggggggggggggaattatctTTTGAAATGCATTTAAATATTCAAAACGCAGAATTTGCATAAAGAGTGAAGCGTATAACTCAAAACAAATGGATTCAAATTACATATCACAACATTAAATTGGTACATTTTAGAAGATTGTTGTCAATCTGTGTGCAGCGGTGGTAATTGTTCAACAAATGGTTATTTTTATGATTTTTTACAACACGTTCAGTGGTGGTAATTCATCAAATCATTATTTCATAATTATGTTTT
The window above is part of the Lampris incognitus isolate fLamInc1 chromosome 6, fLamInc1.hap2, whole genome shotgun sequence genome. Proteins encoded here:
- the nt5dc3 gene encoding 5'-nucleotidase domain-containing protein 3 — protein: MATLSLSFTAILKRKDCLPKLSLFYNALHTSSFASRSFRCRTWKRGASRGGGLELARRFGGRKCGASTMCTSSSGGRDMTDWLWSVYNDTKKQAEVLIPVICRNSVNPDTIFANNEMSLGDVEIYGFDYDYTLAFYSSHLHTLIFNIARDILITKHRYPEALRDYEYIPNFAVRGLHYDVQKALLMKIDAFHYIHLGTVYRGLHPVPDEEVIAMYDGCHVPLEIMSDFYGKSSHGHTMKQFMDIFSLPEMTLLSCVNDFFMQHNIDYEPVHLYKDVKEAIGDVHAKGIMYRAVEADIEKYICYGEQSQAVLKKLTEHGKKMFLITNSPFDFVDRGMNYIVGKDWRDLFDVVIVQADKPSFFNDRRKPFRRVTNKGVLLWDRIHRLEKGQIYKQGNLYEFLRLTGWRGSNVLYFGDHIYSDLADLTLKHGWRTGAIIPELRKEIKIMNTEQYVHMMTWLQALTGLIEHMQVHRDPASQAVVQEWIRERETMR